The following proteins are co-located in the Apium graveolens cultivar Ventura chromosome 5, ASM990537v1, whole genome shotgun sequence genome:
- the LOC141724883 gene encoding uncharacterized protein LOC141724883, with protein MSPQSALNKSRALEGIHGVHLVPHSPFTVEEINQHESFHSSSCQTSVVGASQLLILQRVWQQRPSCLRPIRCSLHGDRSLGETIVNVLTSIPFVAIGLQTPRKNLNCKIYANSLIGVGVASSLYHVSRGSMRKYTRWADYTMIATATVCLSRALRDENSKILMAVSALALPIQPLMVSAVHTGMMEVAFARRALEDPNLKMAHNMHKMSSLLGAALFIADDALPQTPFLHAAWHLAAAVGVATCNKLLE; from the exons ATGAGTCCCCAGAGTGCTCTGAACAAGAGTAGAGCTCTGGAGGGCATTCATGGAGTTCATTTGGTACCTCATTCACCATTTACTGTGGAAGAGATAAATCAGCATGAAAGCTTTCATTCGTCGAGCTGCCAAACTTCAGTTGTTGGAGCTAGTCAGTTACTGATTTTGCA GAGAGTATGGCAGCAAAGACCTTCATGTCTTAGACCTATAAGGTGTTCGTTGCATG GTGATCGGAGTCTTGGAGAAACAATTGTTAATGTGCTTACTTCAATACCTTTTGTTGCTATTGGACTCCAGACCCCGAG GAAGAACCTGAACTGTAAGATCTATGCTAATTCATTAATTGGAGTGGGGGTTGCCTCAAGTTTGTACCATGTGTCAAGAGGCAGTATGAGAAAATATACGAGATGGGCTGACTACACTATGATAGCTACAGCTACAGTG TGTTTGTCAAGGGCACTTCGGGATGAAAACTCAAAGATATTGATGGCAGTATCGGCATTGGCTCTCCCTATCCAGCCTCTGATGGTTTCAGCGGTTCACACTGGGATGATGGAG GTTGCATTTGCAAGACGAGCATTGGAAGATCCAAATCTGAAGATGGCACACAACATGCATAAAATGTCATCGCTCCTAGGTGCTGCACTCTTCATTGCTGATGATGCTCTTCCACAAACTCCTTTCCTTCATGCTGCTTGGCATCTTGCTGCAGCTGTTGGTGTTGCCACCTGTAATAAGCTTCTAGAATAG
- the LOC141661710 gene encoding uncharacterized protein LOC141661710, which yields MSNKPSHLNTMFSSPIPTTPYYGCYLKQDFSVVNQHLSIGSERNKRGVFINTEEVMMGAARWTPTPEQLYALEEIYQSGTRTPSATQIQQIAVRLRRFGKIEGKNVFYWFQNHKARERQKRRRQHFHNDASQNGQHVHVNVPSLGFRRTGFQVGQAKNWVSPSDCSTISEESVVSLATAEVAKGETDERIQYEDTRLQLKIGTTASQQFMEFSHTALARNKAQNFMTSTKDEGKYQTLELFPHWNYDQYCQMSDDRIVNDHSEVETTYTSNKFAPTHFFEFLPLKD from the exons ATGTCTAACAAACCATCACATCTAAATACTATGTTCTCTTCTCCAATACCAACAACTCCTTATTATGGTTGCTATCTCAAACAGGATTTTTCTGTTGTAAACCAGCATTTGA GCATTGGGAGCGAAAGGAACAAAAGAGGAGTTTTTATTAATACAGAAGAAGTGATGATGGGAGCTGCAAGGTGGACGCCAACTCCAGAACAGTTATATGCTTTGGAGGAAATTTATCAGAGCGGTACAAGAACTCCCTCCGCTACTCAAATCCAACAAATTGCCGTGAGGCTTCGTCGGTTTGGTAAGATTGAAGGCAAGAATGTGTTTTACTGGTTCCAGAATCACAAAGCTAGAGAAAGGCAGAAACGTCGTCGGCAACATTTTCATAATGATGCATCCCAAAATGGACAACATGTCCATGTAAATGTCCCAAGCTTAG GGTTTAGAAGGACAGGTTTCCAAGTTGGACAGGCTAAGAACTGGGTGAGCCCTTCAGACTGCAGTACAATTTCAGAG GAGTCGGTAGTTTCGTTAGCAACAGCAGAGGTTGCAAAAGGCGAAACGGATGAGAGAATTCAATATGAAGATACAAGATTACAGCTGAAAATTGGCACCACTGCTTCACAACAATTTATGGAGTTTTCTCATACTGCTCTAGCGCGGAACAAGGCTCAAAATTTTATGACCAGTACTAAAGATGAAGGAAAATATCAGACGCTTGAGCTCTTTCCCCATTGGAACTATGATCAATATTGTCAGATGAGTGATGACCGAATTGTTAATGATCACTCAGAAGTGGAAACTACATACACTAGTAACAAGTTTGCTCCTACTCATTTCTTTGAGTTTCTTCCGCTCAAGGATTAG